ATCTAAACTTGACCTTCTGACAGAGCTCGATGCTGAACCTAGTAAGAAGCTCAGTATATTCTCCGTTTCTCTTATTCCTTTCTTGATGTTAGGAATAAGAACCTCCGCCGAATAAAGATTGGCCTCAGCCTGCATAACTTCCGCTTCTGTCACATAACTAGCATCTTTCAAGGCTCGCATAGACTCCACACTTTCCTTTCTGTTTAACACAGTTTCCTCTGTTACCATTAACTGCTTATCTAAAGCCAAAAGGCCATAGTATGCATTGGCAATATTAGCTATCAACTCGGTTTGAACAACTCTTTTGGTAGCATCTTCTCTCATCAAATTGGCGTAAGCAGCCTTCTTTGCACTTTTTAACTTACCCCAAATATCTGCTTCCCAGCTTGTATTTAGTTGCAGCGTATTAGTTGATGTGGCTAATCTGATTGACCCGACAGGGAAATTGACTGCCTGTGACGAAAGCTGATTTTCAGTTCTACTTAATCCCGCACTAAGGCTTGGAAAAAAGGCTAATTCACTTTCTCTAAAAGTAGCCTGAACAGCAGCTATTCTTTCTACTGCTATTTTTAAATTTAGATTCTCCGCCAAACCGGTCTTTATCAAATCTTGTAAGATAGGATCGGTAAAAAGCTGCTGCCACTCTAAAGAAGCTATACCAGTGCTATCCGTACTTTCTACACCTCTATAAAGGTCTTCTGTATTTACATTAGGCTGCTGATAAATACTTGGTTTTACACAAGCACTTAACAGAAATACGCCAAATGTCAATATTGATATACTTAATTTCAATTTCATTTTTAATGATTTTTTAGTTTTCCGGTTGTGGTTTTGAAGAAACCTTCTCTTGTAAGGTTTGGAAAACGATAAATAATACTGGGATAACCAAAACCCCGAAAATGGTACCTATCAACATACCTCCAACTGCTCCCGTACCAATAGAGTTATTACCCTCAGCTCCTACTCCACTTGAAAGCATTAGCGGCAATAGGCCAAAAATAAACGCAAAAGATGTCATCAAGATAGGCCTTAGTCTAGCCTCGGCAGCACTAACAGCCGCATCTAAAATACTTAAACCTTTTCTTCTTCTTTCTGCTGCATATTCCACAATCAGAATAGCATTTTTGGCCAGCAAGCCAATAAGCATAATGACCGTTATCTGGGTATAAATGTTATTATCAATATCGAACATTTTGTCGAATATGAATACACCAGCTAAACCAATAGGTATGGAAAATAATACGGCCAATGGCAAAATGTAACTCTCATACTGTCCACACAGCAAGAAATAGACAAACACAATACACAGTAAGAAAATATACGTGGTCTGGTTTCCTCCTGAGCTCTCT
This sequence is a window from Arcticibacterium luteifluviistationis. Protein-coding genes within it:
- a CDS encoding efflux transporter outer membrane subunit, with protein sequence MKLKLSISILTFGVFLLSACVKPSIYQQPNVNTEDLYRGVESTDSTGIASLEWQQLFTDPILQDLIKTGLAENLNLKIAVERIAAVQATFRESELAFFPSLSAGLSRTENQLSSQAVNFPVGSIRLATSTNTLQLNTSWEADIWGKLKSAKKAAYANLMREDATKRVVQTELIANIANAYYGLLALDKQLMVTEETVLNRKESVESMRALKDASYVTEAEVMQAEANLYSAEVLIPNIKKGIRETENILSFLLGSASSSVRRSSLDTQRAYADLQTGLPAQLLQNRPDVQQAEFALVAAFENVNVAKTYFYPSLTITASGGFNSFDLKDFFNRSIFYNLVGGLAQPIFSKGRNEARLAIAEADQKQAMYGFQQSLLGAGQEVSNALFAYQTAVEREEIRGKEIESLTKAAEYTKELLVYSSNTNYTDVLNSEQALIVSRLNGVNDKLEQLQSVVNLYRALGGGWE